A single region of the Streptomyces sp. NBC_01803 genome encodes:
- the cas2e gene encoding type I-E CRISPR-associated endoribonuclease Cas2e, with translation MASMTVIATTAVPDHVRGALSRWMIETMPGLYVGTLSARVRDELWKSVSATIADGAAVLIHPQASEQGFTLATAGTRRRVPVDLDGLTLVAMNPLEVHNDLAKPT, from the coding sequence GTGGCCTCCATGACAGTGATCGCTACCACGGCTGTACCCGACCACGTCCGAGGAGCGCTCTCCCGCTGGATGATCGAAACCATGCCCGGCCTCTACGTCGGCACCTTGTCCGCACGCGTCCGCGACGAGCTGTGGAAGTCCGTATCCGCGACGATCGCCGACGGCGCGGCCGTCCTAATCCACCCTCAGGCCAGCGAACAGGGTTTCACCCTGGCAACGGCTGGCACCCGACGCCGCGTCCCAGTCGACCTCGACGGCCTGACTCTCGTCGCTATGAACCCACTGGAGGTACATAACGACTTGGCAAAGCCCACATGA
- a CDS encoding DUF3592 domain-containing protein, with protein MCGPVMLGSALLADADLMVMGIVLTVVFLPLGLAFWGNTTVERAHTRRLDTVGIPATAEITELSRWDDGDDVGVTVDLRVSGPGFRTFETTWRRSHHGALRVGLRLTAVVDPHNGSFRVEI; from the coding sequence TTGTGCGGCCCGGTCATGCTCGGCTCGGCCCTCCTCGCCGACGCGGACCTCATGGTCATGGGCATCGTCCTCACGGTGGTCTTCCTTCCCCTGGGCCTGGCGTTCTGGGGCAACACCACCGTCGAGCGGGCACACACCCGACGGCTCGACACCGTCGGGATTCCCGCCACCGCGGAGATCACCGAGCTGAGCCGCTGGGACGACGGAGACGACGTCGGCGTCACCGTGGACCTGCGGGTCAGCGGGCCGGGATTCCGGACGTTCGAGACGACCTGGAGACGCTCGCACCATGGCGCCCTGCGTGTGGGGCTTCGTCTCACGGCCGTCGTGGACCCGCACAACGGCAGCTTCCGCGTGGAGATCTGA
- the cas7e gene encoding type I-E CRISPR-associated protein Cas7/Cse4/CasC: protein MSHIPGRFVELHVLQSVPYANLNRDDTNSVKLVEYGGVSRTRVSSQSWKRAARLRLQQRIGQRSLRTRRLPELIERHLVEERQWPLAAAARAGRHVMAGSGVGVTAPKKEPERNPWTSAAMVYVPDTAVAELADIAEEFRSAIEAAKDTKDIKAKDALVPGDRVDAVLRSRNGIVNLFGRMLAQVDNAKVDGAVQVAHAFTTHRTDVEIDYFSAVDDVTHGWEDTTGSAHMGHAEHSAGTFYRYIVLDLDDLLHNIGGDLTAARELAEAFLDAALLSLPQAKKNSTAPHTIPDLAHITVRGDRPVSYAGAFETPVRPDAKSGGHLGPSIAELTRYASAVERLLGKGDQRYCGYAAVGAEELNALGKRVDSFGTLVREAVTAALGTVSRDIAA from the coding sequence ATGTCACACATCCCCGGTCGCTTCGTCGAACTCCACGTTCTCCAGTCGGTGCCCTACGCGAACCTGAACCGCGACGACACCAATTCGGTGAAGCTGGTCGAATACGGCGGGGTGAGCAGGACCCGCGTCAGTAGCCAGTCGTGGAAGCGGGCTGCCCGGCTGCGGCTCCAGCAGCGGATCGGCCAGCGCTCCCTGCGCACGCGTCGCCTCCCGGAGCTCATCGAACGCCACCTCGTCGAGGAACGCCAGTGGCCGCTGGCAGCGGCGGCCCGCGCCGGCCGCCACGTCATGGCGGGCAGCGGGGTCGGCGTGACGGCACCGAAGAAGGAACCTGAGCGGAATCCCTGGACCTCGGCTGCGATGGTCTACGTCCCGGACACCGCGGTCGCCGAACTCGCCGACATCGCTGAGGAGTTCCGTTCAGCGATCGAAGCGGCCAAGGACACCAAGGACATCAAGGCCAAGGACGCGCTCGTCCCCGGCGACCGGGTCGACGCCGTCCTGCGCTCCCGCAACGGCATCGTCAACCTCTTCGGCCGTATGCTCGCCCAGGTCGACAACGCCAAGGTCGACGGCGCCGTCCAGGTCGCGCACGCCTTCACCACCCACCGCACCGATGTCGAGATCGACTACTTCTCGGCCGTCGACGACGTCACCCACGGGTGGGAGGACACCACCGGCTCCGCCCACATGGGCCACGCCGAGCACAGCGCCGGGACGTTCTACCGCTACATCGTCCTGGACCTCGACGACCTGCTGCACAACATCGGCGGGGACCTCACCGCCGCCCGCGAACTGGCCGAGGCGTTCCTGGACGCCGCGCTGCTGTCCCTTCCTCAGGCCAAGAAGAACTCCACGGCGCCGCACACCATCCCCGATCTCGCGCACATCACCGTGCGCGGCGACCGCCCGGTCTCCTATGCGGGCGCCTTCGAGACCCCGGTACGCCCCGACGCCAAGAGCGGCGGCCATCTCGGCCCCTCCATCGCGGAACTCACCCGTTACGCCTCGGCCGTCGAGCGCCTCTTGGGCAAGGGCGACCAGCGGTACTGCGGCTATGCGGCCGTCGGCGCCGAGGAGTTGAACGCCTTGGGCAAGCGCGTCGATTCCTTCGGCACCCTCGTGCGCGAAGCCGTCACCGCTGCCCTCGGCACGGTGTCGCGGGACATCGCGGCATGA
- the casA gene encoding type I-E CRISPR-associated protein Cse1/CasA, which produces MPLGGSPGFDLFETGWLDVEWVDPDRDQRAVGFREALVHSHEIAGLRVGSPPALSALYRVLYALTARVTGLDEAPDGPDEWCDRRDDLLEEGIDPGEVDAYFTSEIRARFDLFGDQPFLQDPRLRQQCAKSAGVNKLVLGRPAGNNHSWFGHHRDAEPYPVASAEAVLHLLTWLYYGPSGRCSSRTVGRTTAADVRAGPLRSSLSYHPEGPTLLHTLLAGLTPPGSEEYREDDPCPWEREPEPDVLAEPPGYRGPCSRLTGGWQHALLLVPDATGEYVTDAYITWGTRLPAPPTDDAYVIWQTSQAGNVYARPADSARALWRDLDALLLPRANGSAQPRRPRVLGGTLPDLPDLRLRALGFEQDGQTRDTQFVSASTPSLLDVVKAREEGTARRIGDTRETAERYGRRVEYAVKRAWATLTNGKVEDCLWSEEAAVRYWPAAGTAFWDILAEGTFDQARRIFLGHAHGVFDRVTDRAPLTCRATAAVEGARIELHGGRRAIPRRAADTGRTTTQETSMDTPLLADTAEPEKEKTPTTAGFVARVRWLCANDPGARAALRSGLRRPVDQCPRMHRYLADLIPDEHRHGDDSERAYYAVAAMMANLDPAAREVGRPPGAGTRIRNAAPTEGGETASAEGDAVGGPVFRNFGTNLAEAVGRDPRRERGVEARLDAMAKQSVEGIHRHLPAAVDLITDQPYAVDWVRLILDLREWGSRRDRVCRRWMQSYYRERQRAVTEAANETDA; this is translated from the coding sequence TTGCCCTTAGGTGGATCGCCTGGTTTCGATCTGTTCGAGACGGGCTGGCTGGATGTGGAGTGGGTCGATCCCGACCGGGATCAACGGGCGGTCGGGTTCCGCGAGGCGCTTGTCCACTCGCACGAGATAGCTGGGCTGAGGGTGGGTTCGCCTCCGGCGCTGTCCGCGTTGTACCGCGTGCTGTATGCGCTGACCGCCCGGGTGACGGGGCTTGACGAGGCGCCGGACGGGCCGGACGAGTGGTGCGACCGCAGAGACGATCTCTTGGAGGAGGGGATCGATCCGGGGGAGGTGGACGCCTACTTCACCTCCGAAATCCGGGCCAGGTTCGACCTGTTCGGCGACCAGCCGTTCCTCCAGGACCCCCGGCTGCGTCAGCAGTGTGCCAAGTCGGCCGGGGTGAACAAGCTCGTGCTGGGGCGCCCCGCGGGTAACAACCACTCCTGGTTCGGCCACCATCGGGACGCCGAGCCGTATCCCGTCGCGTCGGCGGAGGCCGTGCTCCATCTGCTGACCTGGCTGTACTACGGGCCGTCGGGGCGGTGTTCGTCTCGTACCGTCGGGAGGACCACGGCGGCCGATGTGCGGGCCGGGCCTTTGCGTTCCAGCCTCTCCTACCATCCCGAGGGGCCGACGCTGCTGCACACCCTGCTGGCCGGGCTCACTCCGCCGGGCTCGGAGGAGTACCGCGAGGACGATCCCTGCCCGTGGGAGCGGGAGCCCGAGCCGGATGTGCTGGCGGAGCCGCCGGGATACCGGGGTCCGTGCTCGCGGCTGACCGGGGGGTGGCAGCATGCGCTGCTGCTCGTACCGGACGCGACGGGGGAGTACGTCACCGACGCGTACATCACCTGGGGCACCCGCCTTCCGGCGCCCCCCACCGACGACGCCTACGTGATCTGGCAGACCAGCCAGGCGGGGAACGTCTACGCGCGGCCCGCCGACTCAGCCCGTGCGCTGTGGCGGGACCTGGACGCGCTGCTGCTGCCCAGGGCCAACGGCTCCGCCCAGCCGCGCCGCCCGCGAGTCCTCGGCGGGACGCTGCCCGACCTGCCCGACCTGCGGCTTCGGGCGCTCGGCTTCGAGCAGGACGGACAGACGCGCGACACGCAGTTCGTCTCCGCGAGCACGCCCTCCCTGCTCGACGTCGTCAAGGCCCGCGAGGAGGGGACGGCTCGCCGGATCGGTGACACGCGGGAGACCGCGGAACGGTACGGCCGCCGTGTGGAGTACGCGGTCAAACGGGCCTGGGCGACGCTGACCAACGGCAAGGTCGAGGACTGCCTGTGGTCCGAGGAGGCCGCGGTGCGGTACTGGCCCGCCGCCGGCACGGCCTTCTGGGACATCCTCGCCGAAGGGACCTTCGACCAGGCCCGGCGGATCTTCCTCGGTCACGCCCACGGGGTGTTCGACCGTGTCACCGACCGCGCGCCTCTCACCTGCCGGGCCACGGCCGCGGTGGAGGGGGCGCGCATCGAACTGCACGGCGGTCGGCGGGCCATTCCCCGGCGAGCGGCCGACACCGGCCGGACCACGACCCAGGAGACCAGCATGGACACCCCTCTCCTCGCGGACACCGCCGAGCCCGAGAAGGAGAAGACCCCCACGACCGCCGGATTCGTCGCCCGGGTGCGGTGGTTGTGCGCCAACGACCCCGGCGCGCGCGCCGCGTTGCGCAGTGGACTGCGGCGCCCGGTCGACCAGTGCCCGCGTATGCACCGCTATCTCGCGGACCTCATCCCCGATGAGCACCGTCACGGTGACGACTCCGAGCGCGCCTACTACGCCGTCGCCGCCATGATGGCCAACCTCGACCCGGCCGCACGCGAGGTGGGCCGGCCCCCTGGCGCGGGCACAAGGATTCGCAACGCCGCGCCCACAGAGGGCGGGGAGACGGCCTCCGCCGAAGGGGACGCTGTCGGCGGTCCGGTCTTCCGGAACTTCGGAACGAATCTGGCCGAGGCCGTGGGACGTGATCCGCGGCGGGAGCGAGGCGTTGAAGCCCGCCTTGACGCGATGGCCAAGCAGAGCGTCGAGGGCATCCACCGACACCTGCCCGCCGCCGTTGATCTGATCACTGACCAGCCCTACGCCGTCGACTGGGTCAGGCTCATCCTCGACCTGCGCGAATGGGGGAGCCGCCGCGACCGCGTCTGCCGCCGCTGGATGCAGTCTTACTACCGCGAACGCCAGCGCGCCGTCACCGAAGCGGCCAACGAGACCGACGCGTAG
- the cas6e gene encoding type I-E CRISPR-associated protein Cas6/Cse3/CasE produces the protein MSTPLWITRLVPDPRNATARKDLNSAVALHHRIMAFFPDGLGDRARQQAGVLFRIEESPGRETTILIQSGLRPVPERLPETYGAAQTKPLDPLLDQLRTGDRVHYRLVANATRKLGRNTQDGCPHQVKPLYGADADAWWERQAARAGLDILSVRSMSLSDATGRRVDGAHRITHARTRFDGIASITDAGALRTAIVHGIGRGKSYGCGLLSTIPVR, from the coding sequence ATGAGCACGCCCCTGTGGATCACCCGCCTCGTCCCGGACCCGCGCAACGCGACCGCCCGCAAGGACCTCAACAGCGCCGTCGCCCTGCACCACCGGATCATGGCCTTCTTCCCGGACGGCCTCGGCGACCGGGCCCGCCAACAGGCCGGCGTCCTCTTCCGAATCGAGGAGTCCCCCGGCCGGGAGACCACCATCCTCATCCAGAGCGGCCTGCGACCCGTCCCCGAGCGCCTTCCCGAGACCTACGGCGCCGCCCAGACCAAGCCTCTCGACCCCCTCCTCGACCAGTTGCGCACCGGCGACCGCGTTCACTACCGCCTCGTCGCCAACGCCACCCGCAAGCTGGGCAGGAACACCCAGGACGGTTGCCCCCATCAGGTCAAACCCTTGTACGGAGCCGACGCCGACGCTTGGTGGGAACGCCAGGCCGCGCGCGCCGGTCTCGACATCCTTTCCGTCCGCAGCATGTCTCTGTCCGATGCGACCGGCAGACGCGTGGACGGCGCTCACCGGATCACCCACGCCCGGACGCGTTTCGACGGCATCGCCTCGATCACCGACGCCGGGGCACTGCGCACGGCCATCGTCCACGGCATCGGCCGCGGCAAGTCCTACGGGTGCGGGCTTCTGAGCACCATCCCGGTCCGGTGA
- the cas1e gene encoding type I-E CRISPR-associated endonuclease Cas1e — MLPRVGDSLSFLYIDIARIVQDDTGVDAVIDTAEGERRIPLPTAALSTLLLGPGTSITARALTTLTRHRTTVICTGAGAVRCYSATVPDEQPTRWLESQARAWGDPATRAEVARRMYLKRFGDAAPPDATVGTLRGLEGTRMRVLYRTLARQHGVRPFKRSYDPADWDGQDPVNKALSAANTCLYGIAHAAITAIGCTPGLGFVHTGKSHAFIYDIADLYKSQLTIPLAFSLHDAADPEGDARRSFREDLRLFRLLPRIVGDIQNLLEPGSGPGDEDIEEATEELTRLWDPELGHLSGGTNYGERD; from the coding sequence ATGCTGCCTCGTGTTGGCGACAGCCTGTCCTTCCTCTACATCGACATCGCCCGCATCGTCCAGGACGACACGGGCGTTGACGCGGTCATCGACACGGCCGAGGGGGAGCGGCGTATCCCCTTGCCCACGGCTGCGCTCAGCACCCTCCTGCTGGGACCGGGCACCTCGATCACCGCCCGCGCCCTGACCACGCTCACCCGCCACCGCACCACGGTCATCTGCACGGGAGCGGGTGCCGTCCGCTGCTACAGCGCGACCGTTCCCGACGAACAGCCCACCCGCTGGCTGGAGAGCCAGGCCCGAGCCTGGGGCGACCCCGCCACCCGCGCCGAGGTCGCCCGCCGCATGTACCTGAAACGCTTCGGCGACGCCGCCCCACCCGACGCGACGGTGGGCACGCTGCGGGGGCTCGAGGGCACGCGCATGCGAGTCCTGTACCGAACCCTCGCCCGGCAGCACGGCGTACGTCCGTTCAAACGCTCCTACGACCCGGCGGACTGGGACGGCCAGGACCCCGTCAACAAGGCGCTGTCCGCCGCCAACACCTGCCTGTACGGCATCGCGCACGCGGCGATCACCGCGATCGGCTGCACGCCCGGCCTCGGCTTCGTCCACACCGGAAAATCCCACGCCTTCATCTACGACATCGCCGACCTCTACAAATCCCAGCTCACCATCCCGCTCGCCTTCTCCCTCCACGACGCGGCCGATCCCGAGGGCGACGCCCGTCGCTCCTTCCGCGAGGATCTACGTCTCTTCCGGCTGCTTCCGCGCATCGTCGGCGACATCCAGAACCTCCTCGAACCTGGCTCCGGCCCGGGCGATGAGGACATCGAGGAAGCCACCGAGGAACTCACCCGCCTCTGGGACCCGGAACTCGGCCATCTCAGCGGAGGAACGAACTACGGGGAGAGGGACTGA
- the cas5e gene encoding type I-E CRISPR-associated protein Cas5/CasD, whose product MSGTEEPGLPGILLHLSGPLQSWGEVSPFPAQRDTAATPTRSGLIGLIAAGLGYSRDDSRLGELGDLRFTVRVDRPGTLVRDLHTVGGGMPRHLTVATAEGKFRSGETSTLVSHRYYMQDAAFTVAAHSADIPLLHRCASALRWPTWPPYLGRRSCPPNAPFYLGTSPNVLRDLVRLPLARQGPREPAPRASDRTTPDERTVPPVAVDFTADSSLEALLRAVHAHAAQPDHRPPPEENVSEAHDDPISFVPLDRRYRSRRRHHITVRLPAAQCGGRGTAYLDRLTAHFDATPLEDLP is encoded by the coding sequence ATGAGTGGCACCGAGGAACCCGGCCTGCCCGGAATCCTGCTGCACCTGTCCGGCCCCCTCCAGTCGTGGGGCGAGGTCTCCCCGTTTCCCGCTCAGCGGGACACGGCGGCCACGCCGACCCGCTCCGGCCTCATCGGCCTGATCGCCGCCGGCCTCGGCTACTCCCGAGACGATTCGCGCCTGGGCGAGCTGGGCGACCTACGGTTCACGGTTCGCGTCGACCGCCCCGGGACCCTCGTTCGTGATCTGCACACAGTCGGCGGCGGTATGCCGCGCCACCTCACGGTCGCCACCGCGGAGGGGAAGTTCCGCAGCGGGGAGACCTCGACCTTGGTCTCCCACCGTTACTACATGCAGGACGCCGCCTTCACCGTCGCCGCCCACAGCGCTGACATCCCGCTCCTCCACCGCTGTGCCTCGGCCTTGCGTTGGCCGACCTGGCCCCCCTACCTGGGGCGGCGTTCGTGCCCTCCCAACGCACCCTTCTACCTCGGTACTTCCCCCAACGTGCTGCGCGACCTGGTGCGCCTTCCCCTCGCGCGCCAAGGGCCACGCGAGCCGGCGCCCCGTGCGAGCGACCGGACCACACCCGACGAACGGACGGTGCCCCCCGTCGCGGTGGACTTCACCGCCGACTCCTCCCTGGAGGCGCTCCTGCGCGCGGTTCACGCACACGCCGCCCAGCCCGACCACCGGCCGCCACCGGAGGAAAACGTCAGCGAAGCCCACGACGACCCGATCTCCTTCGTCCCCCTGGACCGCCGCTACCGCTCCCGACGGCGCCACCACATCACCGTCCGGCTCCCCGCCGCCCAGTGCGGAGGGCGCGGCACCGCGTACCTCGACCGCCTGACCGCACACTTCGACGCCACCCCGCTTGAGGACCTGCCATGA
- a CDS encoding DUF3592 domain-containing protein, which yields MKGHELLEFWWVIPAGLALLGYARSLAGVTRAQRAVWVKARIVAVEQPAHGASRKPGIPVTLTFQDPGTGQEFTLSNAGKHGDTIEEAWVGREVEVRYPPGQPLRFAVVLGGAGEQTGREGPDCAVMLLLIGLVIHATVHWGWPWALLGFGTLLTAAAVRSPDIRMVRARNALLASAVAVPARVVAVTRDVYSDEESGGDIVVHAPVIAFTTHEGAHVTVLSHKGISDPGRSLHRALTIHYAPADPAVYTPDPAADRRSGAMDIAFAVALLLAGTAGAVAGAVML from the coding sequence ATGAAGGGTCACGAGCTACTGGAGTTCTGGTGGGTGATACCCGCCGGGCTGGCGCTGCTCGGCTACGCGCGCTCGCTCGCCGGGGTGACCCGGGCCCAGCGAGCGGTATGGGTGAAGGCGCGGATCGTGGCAGTGGAGCAGCCGGCCCACGGCGCCTCCAGGAAGCCCGGGATACCGGTGACGCTCACGTTCCAGGACCCGGGCACGGGCCAGGAGTTCACCCTGTCGAACGCCGGCAAGCACGGCGACACGATCGAGGAGGCCTGGGTGGGCCGGGAGGTCGAGGTGCGCTACCCGCCCGGGCAGCCTCTCCGGTTCGCCGTCGTGCTGGGCGGCGCGGGGGAGCAGACCGGACGCGAGGGCCCCGACTGTGCGGTCATGCTGCTCCTCATCGGGCTGGTGATCCACGCGACGGTCCACTGGGGCTGGCCATGGGCGCTGCTCGGCTTCGGCACCCTGCTGACGGCTGCCGCGGTGAGGAGCCCCGACATCCGCATGGTGCGCGCCCGCAACGCCCTGCTGGCCTCGGCCGTAGCCGTCCCGGCCCGGGTGGTGGCCGTCACCCGGGACGTCTACAGCGACGAGGAGTCCGGCGGCGACATCGTCGTCCACGCCCCGGTCATCGCCTTCACCACCCACGAGGGCGCCCACGTCACCGTCCTGTCCCACAAGGGCATCTCCGATCCGGGCCGGTCCCTCCACCGCGCCCTCACCATCCACTACGCCCCCGCCGACCCGGCCGTCTACACCCCCGACCCCGCGGCCGACCGCCGTTCGGGAGCGATGGACATCGCCTTCGCCGTCGCCCTCCTGCTGGCCGGGACAGCGGGGGCAGTGGCCGGCGCGGTCATGTTGTGA